A window of the Brassica oleracea var. oleracea cultivar TO1000 chromosome C1, BOL, whole genome shotgun sequence genome harbors these coding sequences:
- the LOC106298059 gene encoding tryptophan--tRNA ligase, cytoplasmic-like isoform X1: MIDKTEIERIKQVIVEKLSSIHTLKRVQKINQLVDEIAGQEERETESLSSEEQVVTPWVVSGKIDHDKVIEKFGCKRIDESLIDRVERLTSRRAHVFLRRGFFYAHRDLDKILDCYESGKKFYLYTGRGPSSESLHLGHLIPFLFTKYLQEAFKVPVVIQITDDEKKIWKKLEKEETKRLGRENVKDIIACGFDASNTFIFSSYATVGGKFYENVVEIADCITVNKANSTFGFTGEVSTAKMIFPSLQAAPSFSSSFPHKLFPDEKKNIPCLIPCAIDQDPYFRLTRDVAPRLDFIKPALIESKFFPALRGNNGKMSASDANSAIYINDSAADIKKKINSAVTGGRDNLEDQKKYGANLKEDIPFQYLSFFLEDDAELEHIKKEYGEGRMTTGDVKKRLVQVVTEIVERHRMARAAVTDEMVDAFMTPRPLFE; this comes from the exons GCTCGATTCACACATTGAAACGCGTACAGAAGATCAACCAGCTTGTGGATGAGATAGCGGGCCAGGAGGAGAGAGAGACTGAATCATTATCATCGGAGGAGCAAGTGGTGACTCCGTGGGTAGTCTCCGGTAAAATCGATCACGATAAGGTGATCGAAAAGTTTGGGTGCAAGAGGATAGACGAGTCTCTCATTGATCGTGTCGAAAGACTCACTTCTCGTCGAGCTCACGTCTTCCTCCGCCGTGGCTTCTTCTACGCCCACAGGGATCTTGATAAGATTTTGGACTGTTATGAGAGTGGGAAGAAGTTCTACCTCTACACTGGGAGAGGACCTTCATCAGAATCTTTGCATTTAGGGCATTTGATTCCTTTCTTGTTCACCAA ATACTTGCAGGAAGCTTTCAAGGTCCCAGTCGTTATACAGATTACGGATGATGAAAAAAAAATATGGAAGAAGTTAGAGAAGGAGGAAACTAAAAGACTTGGCAGAGAAAATGTGAAAGATATCATTGCTTGCGGTTTCGATGCCTCAAACACCTTTATTTTCTCCAGCTATGCCACTGTTGGCGG TAAGTTCTATGAAAATGTGGTGGAGATTGCAGATTGCATTACAGTTAACAAG GCTAATTCGACTTTCGGCTTTACCGGCGAAGTTTCTACTGCAAAAATGATCTTCCCTTCTTTGCAGGCAGCTCCATCTTTTTCTAGCTCATTCCCACACAAGTTGTTCCCTGACGAGAAGAAAAATATCCCTTGCTTGATTCCCTGTGCAATTGACCAG GATCCGTACTTCAGGCTGACTCGTGATGTTGCACCTCGGTTAGACTTTATAAAGCCTGCTCTGATTGAGTCAAAGTTTTTCCCTGCGCTGCGG GGAAATAATGGGAAAATGTCAGCAAGTGATGCAAATTCCGCTATTTATATTAATGATAGCGCTGCCGACATTAAAAAAAAG ATAAACAGTGCTGTTACTGGTGGGCGAGATAACTTGGAAGATCAAAAAAAATATGGAGCAAATCTGAAG GAAGACATACCGTTTCAGTATTTGAGTTTCTTCCTGGAAGATGATGCTGAACTTGAACACATAAAGAAG GAGTATGGAGAAGGAAGAATGACAACGGGTGATGTAAAGAAGAGACTCGTTCAGGTTGTGACAGAAATTGTGGAGAGACACCGCATGGCTCGAGCTGCTGTTACTGATGAG ATGGTGGATGCGTTCATGACTCCGAGACCTCTGTTTGAGTAA
- the LOC106298059 gene encoding tryptophan--tRNA ligase, cytoplasmic-like isoform X2, whose amino-acid sequence MIDKTEIERIKQVIVEKLSSIHTLKRVQKINQLVDEIAGQEERETESLSSEEQVVTPWVVSGKIDHDKVIEKFGCKRIDESLIDRVERLTSRRAHVFLRRGFFYAHRDLDKILDCYESGKKFYLYTGRGPSSESLHLGHLIPFLFTKYLQEAFKVPVVIQITDDEKKIWKKLEKEETKRLGRENVKDIIACGFDASNTFIFSSYATVGGKFYENVVEIADCITVNKAAPSFSSSFPHKLFPDEKKNIPCLIPCAIDQDPYFRLTRDVAPRLDFIKPALIESKFFPALRGNNGKMSASDANSAIYINDSAADIKKKINSAVTGGRDNLEDQKKYGANLKEDIPFQYLSFFLEDDAELEHIKKEYGEGRMTTGDVKKRLVQVVTEIVERHRMARAAVTDEMVDAFMTPRPLFE is encoded by the exons GCTCGATTCACACATTGAAACGCGTACAGAAGATCAACCAGCTTGTGGATGAGATAGCGGGCCAGGAGGAGAGAGAGACTGAATCATTATCATCGGAGGAGCAAGTGGTGACTCCGTGGGTAGTCTCCGGTAAAATCGATCACGATAAGGTGATCGAAAAGTTTGGGTGCAAGAGGATAGACGAGTCTCTCATTGATCGTGTCGAAAGACTCACTTCTCGTCGAGCTCACGTCTTCCTCCGCCGTGGCTTCTTCTACGCCCACAGGGATCTTGATAAGATTTTGGACTGTTATGAGAGTGGGAAGAAGTTCTACCTCTACACTGGGAGAGGACCTTCATCAGAATCTTTGCATTTAGGGCATTTGATTCCTTTCTTGTTCACCAA ATACTTGCAGGAAGCTTTCAAGGTCCCAGTCGTTATACAGATTACGGATGATGAAAAAAAAATATGGAAGAAGTTAGAGAAGGAGGAAACTAAAAGACTTGGCAGAGAAAATGTGAAAGATATCATTGCTTGCGGTTTCGATGCCTCAAACACCTTTATTTTCTCCAGCTATGCCACTGTTGGCGG TAAGTTCTATGAAAATGTGGTGGAGATTGCAGATTGCATTACAGTTAACAAG GCAGCTCCATCTTTTTCTAGCTCATTCCCACACAAGTTGTTCCCTGACGAGAAGAAAAATATCCCTTGCTTGATTCCCTGTGCAATTGACCAG GATCCGTACTTCAGGCTGACTCGTGATGTTGCACCTCGGTTAGACTTTATAAAGCCTGCTCTGATTGAGTCAAAGTTTTTCCCTGCGCTGCGG GGAAATAATGGGAAAATGTCAGCAAGTGATGCAAATTCCGCTATTTATATTAATGATAGCGCTGCCGACATTAAAAAAAAG ATAAACAGTGCTGTTACTGGTGGGCGAGATAACTTGGAAGATCAAAAAAAATATGGAGCAAATCTGAAG GAAGACATACCGTTTCAGTATTTGAGTTTCTTCCTGGAAGATGATGCTGAACTTGAACACATAAAGAAG GAGTATGGAGAAGGAAGAATGACAACGGGTGATGTAAAGAAGAGACTCGTTCAGGTTGTGACAGAAATTGTGGAGAGACACCGCATGGCTCGAGCTGCTGTTACTGATGAG ATGGTGGATGCGTTCATGACTCCGAGACCTCTGTTTGAGTAA